In Desulfovibrio oxyclinae DSM 11498, a single genomic region encodes these proteins:
- a CDS encoding NFACT RNA binding domain-containing protein, giving the protein MEANFFRRLAAELGPALEGCRVDKIFGPAPGVWNLRMHARGLPKNMLFRPARSAGHLFFTDNKPANPADAPAQVMWMRKRLQGRRLLTHSTDWPNLRLAFELTPSRLYPEWTHLVFDIHEDLKLVRGLDEGFASAPDWPAFEDVMEDKEIWRQYPHISPPLRRRLRSLPANEAHAMYAKVALGEADSCYVARAQDGTPKPPLLWPETPDAERFDTALEACAAYGEPTLFPLLQKAGDPGLQQRKKSARRRIRRALAKLEQEESRLETYRRDRIKAEALQAELYRFQDAEGLESVEVNHPEHGQVTVELNPFLSVSENMQRYFKLASKADRGMPHVEERRRILEEDMARVENEGVPADDTPDSGKPRSSPTLPKRYKGLAAHVFVTDDGLTVVRGKNSKANHDIISKAASTFDYWFHVADGPSSHVILRRDHPGQEVPESSLRQAATLCANKSWRKEDAQADVMYALVKDVRKVKGFAHGQVVVDETIGVVRAVTDPELEQRLRWKG; this is encoded by the coding sequence ATGGAAGCAAACTTCTTTCGCCGTCTGGCGGCGGAGCTTGGCCCGGCGCTCGAAGGGTGCAGGGTCGACAAGATTTTCGGCCCGGCTCCCGGTGTCTGGAACCTCCGTATGCATGCCCGCGGACTCCCGAAGAATATGTTGTTCAGGCCCGCCAGATCGGCGGGCCATCTCTTTTTTACGGACAACAAGCCCGCCAACCCTGCCGACGCGCCCGCCCAGGTCATGTGGATGCGCAAACGTCTTCAGGGAAGGCGCCTGCTGACCCACTCCACGGACTGGCCCAACCTCCGGCTGGCTTTTGAGCTGACCCCGTCCCGCCTGTACCCTGAATGGACACACCTCGTTTTCGATATCCATGAAGATCTCAAGCTGGTGCGCGGCCTCGACGAAGGATTTGCCTCGGCCCCGGATTGGCCCGCCTTCGAGGATGTCATGGAAGACAAGGAGATATGGCGCCAGTACCCGCACATATCTCCGCCTCTGCGCCGCCGTTTGCGCTCGCTGCCAGCGAATGAAGCCCACGCGATGTACGCGAAAGTAGCACTCGGCGAGGCCGATTCCTGCTATGTCGCCCGTGCACAGGACGGAACGCCCAAGCCGCCCCTGCTCTGGCCGGAAACGCCGGACGCCGAGCGTTTCGACACCGCGTTGGAAGCTTGCGCCGCCTATGGCGAACCCACCCTCTTTCCCTTGTTGCAAAAGGCGGGCGACCCCGGCCTGCAACAGCGCAAGAAATCAGCCAGAAGACGCATCCGCCGCGCACTTGCCAAACTTGAACAGGAAGAGAGCAGGCTTGAAACGTACCGGCGCGACCGCATCAAGGCGGAAGCCCTTCAGGCGGAACTCTATCGTTTTCAGGATGCCGAGGGACTCGAATCCGTCGAGGTGAATCACCCGGAGCACGGGCAGGTCACCGTCGAACTGAATCCGTTCCTCTCCGTCAGCGAAAACATGCAACGGTATTTCAAGCTGGCCTCCAAAGCTGACCGCGGCATGCCTCATGTCGAAGAGCGCCGTCGCATTCTGGAAGAAGACATGGCCCGCGTGGAAAACGAAGGCGTCCCGGCCGACGACACACCCGATTCCGGCAAGCCTCGGTCTTCCCCCACCCTGCCGAAACGGTACAAGGGACTGGCCGCCCACGTCTTTGTTACGGACGACGGACTGACTGTTGTTCGCGGCAAGAACAGCAAGGCCAACCACGACATCATCAGCAAGGCCGCCAGCACGTTCGACTATTGGTTCCACGTGGCTGACGGCCCCAGCTCCCATGTGATCCTGCGCCGCGACCATCCCGGTCAGGAAGTGCCGGAATCAAGCCTGCGGCAGGCTGCGACCCTCTGTGCCAACAAGAGTTGGCGCAAAGAGGACGCGCAGGCCGACGTGATGTACGCCTTGGTCAAGGACGTGCGCAAGGTCAAGGGCTTCGCGCATGGACAGGTGGTGGTGGACGAGACCATCGGTGTCGTCAGGGCCGTGACCGACCCAGAGCTGGAGCAACGCCTTCGCTGGAAGGGCTGA
- the dksA gene encoding RNA polymerase-binding protein DksA, translated as MDAKDIQYFREMLTGMLDDILKKSDQTLEDMTETGEVYADPADRATAESDRAFTLRLRDRERKLIKKIQQALQRIDDGDFGLCQECGDDISVPRLKARPMTTLCIECKSKQEEDEHVRGD; from the coding sequence ATGGACGCCAAGGATATTCAGTACTTCCGCGAAATGCTCACGGGAATGCTCGACGACATCCTCAAGAAGAGCGATCAGACGCTTGAGGACATGACCGAAACCGGCGAAGTCTATGCCGATCCGGCAGACCGCGCCACGGCAGAGTCCGACCGGGCCTTCACCTTGAGACTGCGCGACCGCGAACGCAAGCTGATCAAGAAGATCCAGCAGGCGCTTCAGCGTATCGACGACGGCGACTTCGGCCTTTGTCAGGAATGCGGCGATGACATCAGCGTCCCGCGCCTGAAGGCCAGACCCATGACAACGCTCTGCATTGAGTGCAAGAGCAAGCAGGAAGAAGACGAGCACGTGCGCGGCGACTAG
- a CDS encoding dihydrolipoyl dehydrogenase family protein, with the protein MKEYDVIVIGAGPAGGGVAAPLAEAGKRVVMFEHNGVGGVCPLRGCNPKKALMSAPEAVHMARHLYGKGAAGHLYADWPQMARFKDGFTDPIPEKAKSHYESLGIEVVQSNASFTGPQTVEADGETYTAPHICICTGQVPRELDLPGQGLLQTSDDFLNLQELPRNIAFIGGGFISMEFAHIAARCGSNVTIFVRSERALREFDADLVDELVQTSREMGIDIRFNNPVNAIEQRKQALTVITDGPEPEVAVDAVFNCAGRVPAVDGLRLDLAEVRHEKGGIAVDKQMRSVTNPRIFAIGDVADTPFGLTPTASLESAVAASVILGDETAETNHDGIPATCFTLPPISRVGLLESEARERGLDFTVKETDLADAFSWKRLGETVGRSRILLDEKNGVVLGGHVLGHNSEEIANTLALIVRHRIPLEKVRDTPWVYPTNGYQLKYMI; encoded by the coding sequence ATGAAAGAATATGATGTGATCGTCATCGGTGCCGGACCGGCCGGGGGCGGCGTTGCCGCACCGTTGGCCGAAGCCGGAAAACGAGTGGTGATGTTTGAGCACAACGGCGTTGGCGGCGTCTGCCCGCTGCGCGGCTGCAATCCCAAGAAGGCGCTCATGTCCGCTCCGGAGGCCGTCCACATGGCCCGGCACCTTTACGGCAAGGGCGCTGCCGGACATCTTTATGCCGACTGGCCCCAGATGGCGCGCTTCAAGGACGGTTTTACCGATCCGATACCTGAAAAGGCCAAGAGCCATTATGAAAGCCTCGGCATAGAGGTCGTTCAAAGCAACGCGAGCTTCACTGGCCCACAAACGGTTGAGGCCGACGGAGAAACCTACACGGCGCCGCATATCTGCATCTGCACAGGACAGGTTCCCCGCGAACTGGATCTGCCCGGTCAGGGACTGCTGCAAACCAGCGACGACTTTCTGAATCTGCAGGAACTGCCCAGAAACATTGCCTTCATCGGCGGCGGATTCATTTCCATGGAGTTCGCCCATATTGCGGCACGCTGCGGCTCGAATGTCACCATCTTCGTTCGCAGCGAGCGGGCCCTGCGGGAATTCGACGCCGACTTGGTGGATGAGTTGGTGCAGACATCTCGCGAGATGGGCATCGATATTCGCTTCAACAATCCAGTCAATGCCATTGAACAGCGCAAGCAGGCTCTGACCGTGATTACCGACGGCCCCGAACCCGAAGTTGCGGTGGATGCAGTCTTCAACTGCGCCGGTCGCGTCCCTGCCGTGGACGGGCTGCGGCTTGACCTTGCCGAAGTCAGGCACGAGAAAGGCGGCATCGCCGTGGACAAGCAGATGCGCAGCGTCACCAATCCGCGCATCTTCGCCATCGGCGATGTGGCTGACACTCCGTTCGGTCTGACTCCCACAGCCTCACTCGAATCCGCCGTGGCCGCGTCGGTCATTCTCGGGGATGAAACCGCCGAGACCAACCACGACGGCATCCCGGCGACCTGCTTTACCCTGCCCCCGATTTCACGGGTGGGCCTGCTGGAATCCGAGGCGCGGGAACGCGGACTCGATTTCACGGTCAAGGAAACCGACCTCGCAGATGCCTTCTCATGGAAGCGCCTTGGAGAGACCGTGGGCAGGAGCCGCATTCTGCTGGATGAAAAAAACGGGGTCGTTCTGGGCGGTCACGTGCTGGGCCACAACTCCGAGGAGATTGCCAACACGCTGGCGCTCATCGTGCGCCATCGCATCCCTCTCGAGAAGGTGCGCGACACCCCGTGGGTCTATCCGACCAACGGGTATCAGCTGAAATACATGATCTAG
- a CDS encoding EamA family transporter: MLWFSLAVWSAFATALEAAVLKRHFNHLNSWEMSAIPFVWGSPFFAVAMLLGEAPEFQSGFWTTLLMVCPLVAVAFRFQSQAIRRSPISLTMPFLTLTPAIVMLTGFLVLGESTPLKGATGIAAIVVGGYIINISDQTRSWLDPFKALATEPGTRYMLAAATIYSLCAVLGKKLLLLSSPLYAAGSFWIGSACAIVLGGILAGRFRPSSLTEKPVPALVAGLLGFTELTCHMFSISMTAAAYMVAVKRLNGLFSVLIGWRWLKEGNTLTRLAGAGLMGLGATLLAFLG; encoded by the coding sequence ATGCTCTGGTTCAGCCTTGCCGTATGGTCGGCATTCGCCACCGCTCTTGAGGCAGCCGTCCTGAAACGGCACTTCAATCATCTCAATTCATGGGAGATGTCCGCCATCCCCTTCGTCTGGGGCTCACCATTCTTCGCCGTGGCCATGTTGCTTGGCGAAGCACCGGAGTTCCAATCCGGCTTCTGGACCACGCTGCTCATGGTCTGCCCGCTGGTGGCCGTTGCATTCCGCTTCCAGTCGCAGGCCATCAGGCGCTCCCCCATCTCACTGACCATGCCGTTTCTCACGCTGACCCCGGCCATCGTCATGCTCACGGGATTTCTCGTGCTCGGCGAAAGCACCCCTCTCAAAGGCGCGACCGGGATCGCGGCGATCGTGGTCGGAGGGTACATCATCAACATTTCCGACCAGACCCGGTCATGGCTCGACCCGTTCAAGGCCTTGGCAACCGAGCCCGGCACCCGATACATGCTGGCCGCGGCCACCATTTACAGCCTGTGCGCGGTGCTCGGTAAAAAACTGCTGCTGCTCTCTTCCCCGCTATACGCGGCGGGATCGTTCTGGATAGGAAGCGCTTGCGCGATCGTGCTGGGCGGCATCCTCGCCGGACGCTTCAGGCCGAGCTCGCTCACCGAGAAACCTGTTCCCGCGCTTGTGGCCGGGCTACTGGGATTCACCGAACTGACCTGCCACATGTTCTCCATCTCCATGACTGCGGCGGCCTACATGGTGGCGGTCAAGCGCCTCAACGGATTGTTCTCCGTGCTCATCGGCTGGCGCTGGCTCAAGGAAGGCAACACCCTCACCCGCCTCGCTGGAGCCGGGCTGATGGGCCTTGGAGCGACGCTGCTGGCTTTTCTCGGATAA
- a CDS encoding phosphatidylserine decarboxylase family protein: protein MRESTVGIVREGMPYIIISAFVTLVFAVLEWEFAAIVMLALTLFIGHFFRDPERVQPEDADAVVSPADGKICKIATETDPMTGEQRQVICVFMNVFNVHVNRMPVSGKVETIRYIPGKFFNASLDKASTDNERCAMTIVGKGNQRFSMVQIAGLVARRIVCWAEPTDKLKRGDRFGLIKFGSRVDLYIPDSYVPSVRVGEKVVAGETTLAAKRSA from the coding sequence ATGCGTGAATCGACAGTGGGCATTGTCCGCGAGGGCATGCCGTACATTATCATATCGGCTTTCGTGACGCTCGTTTTTGCTGTCCTTGAGTGGGAATTTGCGGCCATCGTCATGCTGGCGCTGACCCTTTTCATAGGCCATTTCTTCCGTGATCCCGAACGGGTGCAGCCCGAGGACGCCGACGCCGTGGTCTCGCCCGCGGACGGAAAGATCTGCAAGATCGCAACAGAGACCGACCCCATGACAGGAGAGCAGCGTCAGGTCATCTGTGTGTTCATGAACGTTTTCAACGTCCACGTGAACCGCATGCCCGTTTCCGGAAAGGTGGAGACCATCCGTTATATCCCGGGAAAATTCTTTAATGCCTCGCTGGACAAGGCNAGCACCGACAACGAGCGGTGCGCCATGACCATCGTGGGCAAGGGCAACCAGCGTTTCTCCATGGTGCAGATCGCCGGGCTCGTGGCGCGGCGCATCGTCTGCTGGGCCGAACCCACTGACAAGCTCAAGCGTGGCGACCGCTTTGGTTTGATCAAGTTCGGGTCGCGTGTTGACCTTTACATCCCGGATAGCTATGTTCCCAGTGTACGCGTTGGCGAAAAGGTCGTTGCCGGGGAAACCACCCTGGCCGCAAAACGCTCCGCGTAA
- the pssA gene encoding CDP-diacylglycerol--serine O-phosphatidyltransferase, translating to MAREKKLPRHKSVYILPNLLTIASLFIGFLGMTLAMQGRFEACALCILASCVFDGLDGKVARLTGTSSEFGVQLDSLADLVAFGVTPAIMAYLWHLQEFGRLGLVAAFLLIACGALRLARFNVQTKTTSKKFFVGLPIPAAACTLATLVLFSSYLSDWMNAQIVPMGLLVMMYVVSIMMVSTVRFYSFKDFGFFKAHRFSSMVTAILLFALIASKPKLLGFVIFFGYLVSGPVYTLFFLSRRSSRLLGDSSSNELS from the coding sequence ATGGCAAGGGAAAAGAAACTGCCCAGACACAAGAGCGTCTACATTCTGCCCAATCTGCTGACCATTGCGAGCCTGTTTATCGGGTTTCTCGGAATGACGTTGGCAATGCAGGGCAGGTTTGAGGCGTGCGCTCTGTGCATTCTCGCCAGCTGCGTTTTTGACGGACTCGACGGCAAGGTTGCCCGGCTCACCGGCACCTCCAGCGAGTTCGGCGTGCAGTTGGATTCGCTTGCCGACCTCGTGGCCTTCGGTGTCACCCCGGCCATCATGGCCTACCTCTGGCACTTGCAGGAGTTCGGACGCCTCGGGCTCGTGGCGGCTTTCCTGCTCATCGCCTGCGGTGCGCTTCGCCTTGCCCGCTTCAACGTGCAGACCAAGACGACTTCCAAGAAGTTCTTCGTTGGCCTGCCCATTCCGGCGGCCGCCTGCACTCTCGCCACGCTGGTCCTTTTCTCGTCCTACCTCTCAGACTGGATGAACGCCCAGATCGTACCCATGGGCCTTCTGGTCATGATGTACGTGGTGTCCATTATGATGGTCAGCACCGTACGTTTCTACTCCTTCAAGGATTTCGGATTCTTCAAGGCTCACCGCTTCAGCTCCATGGTGACCGCCATTTTGCTGTTCGCGCTGATCGCCTCCAAGCCGAAGCTGCTCGGTTTCGTGATTTTCTTCGGCTACCTCGTTTCCGGTCCTGTCTACACGCTGTTCTTCCTGTCCCGCAGGAGCAGCCGCCTACTAGGCGATTCCTCTTCCAACGAACTATCGTAG
- a CDS encoding 2-isopropylmalate synthase: MSDKIMIFDTTLRDGEQSPGATMNIDEKIRMARQLETLGVDIIEAGFPIASQGDFESVKSIAESVTNLQVAGLCRSVTKDIDRCWEAVKNAPEGRIHTFLATSPIHMEYKLGKTPDQVVEMAEAAVKHAAKYTSNVEFSAEDASRSDWDFLVRVFNTAIKAGARTLNVPDTVGYTQPHEFYEMIRFLMEKLEMKSDTVISVHCHNDLGLAVANSLAAIRAGARQVECTVSGIGERAGNAALEEVVMALNTRKDLYDIDCDVVTEQLYPSCRRLSQIIGQPIPPYKAIVGTNAFAHESGVHQDGVIKNRQTYEIMTAESIGRQGTEIVIGKHSGSHAIKRKVEELGYTLQDDQVEAMFSAVKELADKKERIHDEDVEALVLEKVYRRRDKFRLRDMSVFSGTGEVPPHAAVVMEFGDEGGDVEVRKNTAFGRGTIDAVFSSIYDLIGYRASLESYTVNAVTSGTDALAGVAVRITHDGFKAVGRANDEDVVRASALALVNALNRLEITREERK; this comes from the coding sequence ATGTCCGACAAGATCATGATTTTCGATACGACCCTGCGCGATGGCGAACAGTCTCCCGGCGCCACCATGAACATTGATGAGAAAATCCGCATGGCCCGCCAGCTTGAGACGCTCGGAGTGGACATCATTGAAGCCGGCTTTCCCATTGCCAGTCAGGGCGATTTCGAATCGGTCAAATCCATTGCCGAATCCGTGACCAACCTGCAGGTGGCAGGCCTCTGCCGCTCGGTGACCAAGGACATCGACCGCTGCTGGGAAGCGGTGAAAAACGCGCCCGAGGGCCGCATTCATACCTTCCTCGCCACCAGCCCCATTCATATGGAATACAAGCTTGGCAAGACGCCGGATCAGGTGGTGGAAATGGCCGAGGCTGCGGTGAAACACGCCGCGAAATACACGTCCAACGTGGAATTCTCGGCAGAGGACGCTTCCCGGTCCGATTGGGACTTCCTCGTGCGAGTGTTCAACACCGCCATCAAAGCCGGGGCGCGGACCCTCAATGTTCCCGACACCGTTGGGTACACCCAGCCGCACGAGTTCTATGAGATGATCCGTTTCCTCATGGAAAAGCTGGAAATGAAGAGCGATACCGTCATTTCCGTGCATTGCCACAACGACCTCGGACTCGCCGTGGCCAACAGCCTTGCGGCCATCCGGGCCGGAGCGCGGCAGGTGGAGTGTACGGTCTCCGGCATTGGCGAGCGCGCGGGCAACGCAGCGCTCGAAGAGGTCGTCATGGCGCTCAACACTCGCAAGGATCTTTACGACATCGACTGCGACGTGGTGACGGAGCAGTTGTACCCCTCGTGCCGCAGGCTCTCCCAGATCATCGGGCAACCCATCCCGCCGTACAAGGCCATCGTGGGCACCAACGCCTTCGCGCATGAATCGGGTGTGCATCAGGACGGTGTCATCAAAAACCGTCAGACCTATGAGATCATGACGGCCGAAAGCATCGGCAGGCAGGGCACGGAGATTGTCATCGGCAAGCACTCCGGCTCCCATGCCATCAAACGCAAGGTGGAGGAACTGGGCTACACGCTTCAGGATGATCAGGTGGAAGCCATGTTCTCCGCAGTGAAGGAACTCGCCGACAAAAAGGAACGCATTCACGATGAAGACGTGGAAGCGCTCGTGCTGGAAAAGGTCTATCGTCGTCGCGACAAGTTCCGTCTGCGCGATATGAGCGTGTTCTCCGGCACCGGCGAAGTTCCGCCGCATGCTGCCGTGGTTATGGAATTCGGCGATGAGGGCGGTGATGTGGAGGTCCGCAAGAACACCGCTTTCGGGCGCGGAACCATTGACGCCGTGTTCAGCTCCATCTACGACTTGATAGGGTATCGTGCCAGCCTTGAAAGCTATACGGTCAACGCAGTCACTTCCGGAACCGACGCATTGGCCGGTGTCGCGGTACGCATAACGCATGACGGGTTCAAGGCCGTCGGCCGCGCCAACGACGAGGACGTCGTCCGCGCTTCCGCCCTGGCCCTTGTCAACGCATTGAATCGTTTGGAAATCACCAGAGAGGAGAGGAAATAA
- the leuC gene encoding 3-isopropylmalate dehydratase large subunit gives MSQTLAEKILQQHTDETVEGPGQIVQCRVSGVLANDITAPLAIKAFREMGAKKVFDQDRVFLVCDHFTPNRDIDSAEQVKVVREFAEEMGVTNYYECGDVGVEHALLPEKGLVGPGDIVIGADSHTCTYGGLGAFATGMGSTDIGAAMALGETWFKVPPTIRVQVTGKASQYVGAKDVMLNLIGRIGVAGALYKALEFGGETIADMTVEGRMTIANMAIEAGGKVGLFAADGKTIDYVVEAGRKNAEMLAPDPDAQYERVVDIDVNGMEPQVACPHLPDNVKPVDETAGLKIHQAVIGSCTNGRIEDMREAAAILKNRKVDKSVRCIVLPATPKIWQDCLSEGLMEIFMQAGCIVGPPTCGPCLGGHMGILAGGERAIATTNRNFKGRMGSLESEVFLSNPSVAAASAVAGEIIHPAKL, from the coding sequence ATGTCTCAGACCCTGGCAGAGAAAATACTGCAACAGCATACCGACGAAACCGTCGAAGGGCCGGGACAGATCGTCCAGTGCCGGGTGAGCGGAGTGCTCGCCAACGACATCACCGCACCGCTGGCCATAAAGGCCTTCAGGGAAATGGGCGCGAAAAAGGTCTTTGATCAGGACCGCGTTTTTCTCGTGTGCGACCATTTCACCCCGAACCGCGACATCGACTCGGCCGAACAGGTCAAGGTCGTGCGCGAGTTCGCCGAAGAGATGGGCGTCACTAACTACTACGAGTGCGGCGACGTGGGCGTTGAACACGCCCTGCTGCCTGAAAAGGGGCTTGTGGGGCCGGGCGACATCGTCATCGGCGCGGATTCTCATACCTGCACCTACGGCGGTCTGGGCGCATTCGCCACCGGTATGGGCTCCACCGATATCGGCGCGGCCATGGCGCTTGGTGAAACTTGGTTCAAGGTGCCGCCGACCATCCGCGTGCAAGTCACAGGCAAGGCCTCGCAATACGTCGGCGCCAAGGACGTGATGCTCAATCTGATCGGCCGCATCGGCGTGGCCGGGGCGCTCTACAAGGCGCTGGAATTCGGCGGCGAGACCATCGCGGATATGACGGTGGAAGGGCGCATGACCATCGCCAATATGGCTATTGAGGCCGGCGGCAAGGTCGGTCTCTTCGCTGCTGACGGCAAGACCATCGACTACGTGGTGGAAGCCGGTCGCAAGAACGCCGAAATGCTCGCTCCGGACCCGGACGCGCAGTATGAGCGTGTGGTGGACATCGACGTGAACGGCATGGAGCCGCAAGTCGCCTGCCCGCACCTGCCCGACAACGTGAAGCCCGTGGACGAGACCGCTGGCCTGAAGATTCATCAGGCTGTCATTGGCTCCTGCACCAACGGGCGCATAGAGGACATGCGCGAGGCCGCCGCTATCCTGAAGAATCGCAAGGTGGACAAGTCGGTGCGCTGCATCGTGCTGCCCGCAACCCCGAAAATCTGGCAGGACTGCCTCAGTGAAGGACTCATGGAAATCTTCATGCAGGCCGGATGCATCGTTGGTCCGCCCACGTGCGGTCCATGCCTTGGCGGTCACATGGGCATTCTCGCGGGCGGGGAGCGGGCCATCGCCACCACCAACCGCAACTTCAAGGGCCGCATGGGCAGCCTCGAAAGCGAAGTGTTCCTGTCCAACCCGTCCGTTGCCGCGGCCAGTGCCGTGGCCGGAGAAATCATCCACCCGGCCAAGCTGTAG
- a CDS encoding 3-isopropylmalate dehydratase small subunit produces the protein MKVTGNAHKVGDHIDTDAIIPARFLVTTDAEELGRNCMSGLEEGWVDRVKENDIIVAGENFGCGSSREHAPISILGAGIPVVVAKSFARIFYRNGFNKGLVLLEVGDDINKLGDGHELTVDTENGEITNNTTGDVVKCAPVPSFMQGILDAGGLVEYARAKLAE, from the coding sequence ATGAAAGTGACCGGAAACGCCCACAAAGTGGGCGACCACATAGACACCGACGCAATCATCCCCGCACGCTTCCTCGTGACCACCGATGCCGAAGAGCTGGGACGCAACTGCATGTCCGGCCTTGAGGAAGGCTGGGTGGACCGCGTGAAGGAAAACGACATCATTGTGGCCGGGGAGAACTTCGGCTGCGGCAGCTCGCGCGAGCACGCGCCCATCTCCATTCTTGGAGCGGGCATTCCCGTCGTGGTCGCCAAGAGTTTCGCCCGCATCTTTTACCGCAACGGCTTCAACAAGGGGCTGGTGCTGTTGGAAGTAGGCGATGACATCAACAAGCTCGGCGACGGGCATGAACTCACTGTCGATACGGAAAATGGCGAAATAACCAACAATACCACCGGAGACGTCGTGAAGTGCGCTCCCGTTCCGTCCTTCATGCAGGGAATACTCGATGCTGGCGGACTGGTGGAATACGCGCGCGCCAAACTTGCGGAATAA
- the leuB gene encoding 3-isopropylmalate dehydrogenase has product MKICILAGDGIGPEIVAQGVKVLDKVGEKFGCTFEYSEALIGGVAIDATGGPLPDSTVERCKEADAVLLGAVGGPKWDTIDPSIRPEKGLLGIRKAMGLFANLRPAVLFPQLKHACYLRPDIVENGLDVMVVRELTGGIYFGEPRLEGEIEGERYGYNTMVYREHEIRRIARVAFEAARKRGGRVCSVDKANVLDVSRVWRDVVVDEHAEYADVELSHMYVDNAAMQLVRDPGQFDVIVTGNLFGDILSDEAAAITGSIGMLPSASLGADGPGLYEPIHGSAPDIAGQDKANPLATILSIAMMLRHSMDMAEEADCIEQAVQKTLEQGYRTGDIMEQGAKAVGTKAMGAAVLENL; this is encoded by the coding sequence ATGAAGATATGCATACTTGCCGGTGACGGCATCGGACCGGAGATCGTGGCGCAGGGCGTCAAGGTGCTCGACAAGGTGGGCGAAAAGTTCGGTTGTACCTTTGAATATTCCGAAGCGTTGATCGGCGGAGTCGCCATCGACGCCACGGGCGGTCCGCTGCCCGACAGCACCGTGGAACGCTGCAAGGAGGCCGATGCCGTGCTGTTGGGTGCCGTGGGCGGTCCCAAGTGGGACACCATCGACCCGTCCATCCGCCCGGAAAAAGGGCTGCTCGGTATCCGCAAGGCCATGGGCCTTTTCGCCAACCTGCGTCCCGCAGTGCTGTTTCCGCAGCTCAAACACGCCTGCTATCTGCGTCCGGACATCGTGGAAAACGGTCTCGACGTGATGGTGGTTCGCGAGCTTACCGGCGGCATCTACTTCGGGGAGCCGCGTCTCGAAGGCGAGATAGAAGGGGAGCGGTACGGGTACAATACCATGGTCTATCGCGAGCATGAGATTCGCCGCATCGCCCGCGTGGCCTTCGAGGCCGCGCGCAAGCGCGGCGGTCGCGTTTGTTCCGTGGACAAGGCCAATGTGCTGGACGTCTCCCGCGTATGGCGCGATGTGGTGGTGGATGAACACGCCGAGTACGCCGACGTGGAACTGAGCCACATGTACGTGGACAACGCCGCCATGCAGCTCGTGCGCGATCCGGGCCAGTTCGACGTGATCGTCACCGGCAACCTGTTCGGCGACATCCTTTCGGACGAGGCCGCAGCCATCACCGGTTCCATCGGAATGCTTCCGTCCGCGTCGCTTGGTGCTGACGGGCCGGGGCTGTACGAACCCATCCACGGCTCCGCGCCGGACATCGCCGGGCAGGACAAGGCCAACCCGCTGGCGACGATCCTGTCCATCGCCATGATGCTCCGTCATTCCATGGATATGGCCGAGGAGGCCGACTGCATCGAGCAGGCCGTCCAGAAGACGCTGGAGCAGGGATACCGCACCGGTGATATCATGGAACAGGGCGCAAAGGCCGTCGGCACCAAGGCCATGGGCGCTGCGGTGCTGGAAAATCTCTAG